Proteins encoded in a region of the Paenibacillus wynnii genome:
- the hisJ gene encoding histidinol-phosphatase HisJ gives MHIDYHTHHERCGHAIGKLEEYIQRGIELGLEQLGLSDHLPLIHVDPAQYYPEMAMPLAELPRYVEECLALKERYRGVIDLRVGLEADYIEGYEEVIRDLLAPYPWDYLIGSVHFLGEWDITDYRQVQGWEGKDVLEVYRRYYEAVSKSAASGLYDIIGHIDVIKRFGYGPVTEEGQAEVRELELGALKAIASSGIAMELNASGLTKPCKEMFPATHVLKQALELGIPLTLGSDAHDPAKLGEGLPEARRQLWETGFRELSVFEGRRRTTVPFEL, from the coding sequence ATGCATATCGATTATCATACTCATCATGAGCGCTGCGGTCATGCCATAGGTAAGCTGGAAGAATACATCCAGCGCGGCATTGAGCTGGGTTTGGAGCAGTTGGGGCTGTCCGACCATCTTCCTTTGATTCATGTCGACCCGGCTCAGTATTATCCGGAGATGGCTATGCCGCTTGCAGAGCTTCCCCGGTATGTGGAGGAATGTCTCGCGCTGAAAGAACGATACCGAGGGGTAATTGACCTGCGGGTAGGGCTTGAGGCTGATTATATTGAAGGCTACGAAGAGGTGATCCGTGACCTGCTAGCCCCCTATCCATGGGATTATCTCATCGGGTCGGTTCATTTCTTGGGAGAATGGGATATTACGGATTACCGGCAGGTCCAGGGCTGGGAAGGTAAGGATGTACTGGAGGTATATCGGCGTTACTATGAGGCTGTAAGTAAATCTGCAGCGTCGGGATTATATGATATTATAGGACATATAGACGTTATCAAACGCTTTGGATATGGTCCGGTCACTGAAGAGGGTCAAGCTGAGGTTAGAGAGCTTGAGCTTGGCGCTTTGAAAGCGATAGCAAGCAGTGGAATTGCTATGGAACTGAATGCTTCAGGGTTAACGAAGCCATGCAAAGAGATGTTCCCGGCAACACATGTGTTGAAGCAGGCCTTGGAGCTAGGTATACCGCTTACCCTTGGATCCGATGCGCATGACCCAGCTAAGCTGGGTGAGGGACTGCCGGAAGCCCGCAGGCAGTTGTGGGAGACGGGGTTTCGAGAGTTGTCAGTCTTTGAAGGCCGCCGCCGTACCACTGTTCCGTTTGAGCTATAA
- the trxB gene encoding thioredoxin-disulfide reductase — MYKTIVIGTGPAGLTAAIYLARANLSPLVIEGLEPGGQLTTTTEVENFPGFPEGILGPDLMDNMRKQAERFGAEFKNGWVDSVDFSGRPFKVTVDGLGVLEAESVIISTGASARYLGIPGEQENVGRGVSTCATCDGFFFRNKKIIVVGGGDSAMEEASFLTRFASSVTLVHRRPELRASKIMQDRARDNSKVVWALNRTPLEVSVGDTGVNGLKVRNNETGTEELVEADGVFVAIGHTPNTSFLGGQLTTDANGYLVVNPGTTETNIPGVFACGDVQDTRYRQAISAAGTGCMAAMDAEKYLEGTMVHDWSESLDK, encoded by the coding sequence ATGTACAAAACAATTGTAATCGGAACAGGTCCTGCCGGGCTGACGGCAGCCATTTATTTGGCCCGTGCCAACTTGAGTCCGCTGGTGATTGAAGGTTTGGAGCCAGGAGGACAACTGACAACTACGACTGAAGTAGAGAATTTCCCAGGCTTTCCTGAAGGAATTCTAGGTCCTGATCTCATGGATAACATGCGCAAGCAGGCGGAACGATTCGGTGCCGAGTTCAAGAATGGTTGGGTGGACTCCGTGGATTTCTCTGGGCGGCCGTTTAAAGTAACTGTAGATGGATTAGGAGTATTAGAGGCGGAGTCTGTTATTATCTCGACAGGCGCTTCCGCTAGATACCTCGGAATTCCAGGAGAACAAGAGAATGTGGGCCGCGGAGTCAGCACTTGTGCTACCTGTGACGGTTTTTTCTTCCGTAATAAAAAGATTATCGTAGTGGGTGGAGGAGACTCTGCCATGGAGGAAGCCAGCTTCCTTACGCGGTTTGCTTCCAGCGTTACCTTGGTGCACCGACGTCCGGAACTGCGTGCCTCCAAAATCATGCAGGACCGTGCGCGCGATAACAGCAAGGTGGTTTGGGCGCTTAACCGCACACCGCTTGAGGTTTCCGTAGGGGATACTGGTGTAAATGGTCTTAAAGTACGCAACAATGAGACAGGAACGGAAGAGCTTGTTGAGGCGGACGGAGTCTTTGTCGCTATCGGTCATACGCCTAACACGTCTTTCCTTGGCGGACAGCTAACAACGGATGCCAACGGTTATCTTGTAGTAAACCCTGGTACGACAGAGACCAATATTCCGGGTGTATTCGCTTGCGGAGATGTACAGGATACCCGTTACCGTCAGGCCATATCTGCAGCGGGAACAGGCTGTATGGCAGCCATGGATGCCGAGAAGTATCTTGAAGGCACGATGGTACATGACTGGAGCGAATCACTCGATAAATAA
- a CDS encoding tetratricopeptide repeat protein, whose translation MIERSSDNDVGNGNVIPIILNANFFFERAVRSLDRFQYDKALKNFRKAAEYEPDNPVNHCNVAGIFSEMGNYEASNEILTHVLENIDSSLTECHFYMANNYANMDNFEEAERSLVKYLEEDLNGDFLMESEELMELLNYELDRPAPLHRIRSREGVVEHDRARALLEEGKFTEAVKLLKEIVKNTPDFLAAHNNLALAYFYMGRFAKAKESIERVLDLAPGDLHALCNLAIFLQYEGDNQSLDRLLRMLEATIPFHQEHVFKLATTMGILGRHRIAYGHFRRLLKDEEVGGDAGLYHYCAAAASNSGLYTEAERCWRQVGKLDPESVVPRFYLAQLEQALKDNQPIPPVSYNYQLPFQEQLKLWKDNKGSFSDEVRSNPLIRSSFFWALRYGDSNTKLQVTQALRWIEDEEMSEVLRAIIEEQPIQEDKLQEAALFSLQRLTGKNTETEPLLGEESISPPRHKVQPEWKEDWQRIIDQTLGIMDRRYDSAQKKAAELLWKQFVGNLYPDVPFFRHVDGWCAALEYLTAKLHNRPVTYREVAQRYGVSPSMVSRYVRRIEDECDVKASMTDSFPPFTENI comes from the coding sequence ATGATTGAGAGATCTTCAGATAATGATGTGGGCAACGGCAATGTTATTCCCATCATTTTGAATGCCAATTTTTTCTTTGAAAGAGCCGTCCGGTCACTGGATCGCTTTCAATATGATAAGGCATTAAAAAATTTTCGCAAAGCTGCAGAGTATGAGCCGGACAATCCGGTCAATCATTGTAATGTGGCGGGTATATTCTCAGAGATGGGCAATTATGAGGCTTCGAACGAAATTTTGACCCATGTGCTTGAGAATATTGATTCGTCTTTAACAGAATGTCACTTCTATATGGCTAATAATTACGCTAATATGGATAACTTTGAGGAAGCTGAGCGTTCTTTGGTAAAGTACCTTGAAGAGGATCTCAACGGTGATTTCCTTATGGAATCGGAGGAGCTGATGGAGCTCCTGAACTATGAGCTTGATCGGCCGGCCCCTCTGCATCGGATCAGAAGCCGTGAAGGTGTAGTGGAGCATGACCGTGCCCGGGCGCTTCTTGAGGAAGGCAAGTTCACGGAAGCAGTGAAGCTGCTGAAGGAAATCGTGAAGAACACGCCTGATTTCTTAGCGGCGCATAACAACTTGGCGCTGGCATATTTTTATATGGGGCGGTTCGCCAAAGCTAAGGAGTCTATCGAACGGGTACTAGACCTTGCTCCGGGTGATTTGCATGCGCTTTGCAATTTGGCCATCTTCCTGCAATACGAAGGGGATAACCAATCGCTGGATAGATTGCTGCGAATGCTCGAAGCGACGATTCCCTTCCATCAGGAGCATGTATTTAAGCTGGCGACTACAATGGGTATTCTGGGCCGTCATCGAATAGCTTACGGTCATTTCCGCCGCCTGCTGAAGGATGAAGAGGTCGGCGGCGATGCCGGTCTCTATCATTACTGTGCGGCAGCTGCCAGCAACAGCGGACTATACACAGAAGCCGAGCGGTGCTGGCGACAGGTCGGCAAGCTGGATCCAGAATCGGTGGTGCCCCGGTTCTATCTGGCACAGCTGGAGCAAGCGCTGAAAGACAACCAGCCGATTCCCCCGGTGAGCTATAACTATCAGCTCCCATTCCAAGAGCAGTTGAAGCTTTGGAAAGATAACAAAGGCAGCTTCTCTGATGAAGTTCGGAGCAATCCTCTGATTCGTTCCTCCTTCTTCTGGGCACTCCGCTACGGGGATTCCAATACGAAGCTGCAGGTTACACAGGCATTGCGATGGATTGAGGACGAAGAGATGTCCGAGGTCTTACGAGCAATTATTGAAGAGCAGCCTATCCAGGAAGATAAGCTTCAAGAAGCAGCCCTGTTTAGCCTGCAGAGACTAACGGGTAAGAATACGGAGACAGAACCCCTGTTGGGAGAGGAGTCAATCTCTCCTCCACGCCATAAAGTGCAGCCGGAATGGAAAGAGGACTGGCAGCGAATTATCGATCAGACCCTCGGTATAATGGATCGAAGATACGATTCAGCCCAGAAGAAAGCTGCAGAATTACTATGGAAGCAATTTGTGGGCAATCTATATCCGGATGTTCCTTTTTTCCGTCATGTGGATGGTTGGTGTGCTGCCTTGGAGTATTTAACTGCAAAGCTGCATAATCGACCGGTAACTTACCGTGAAGTGGCACAGCGTTATGGAGTATCGCCTTCCATGGTAAGCCGCTACGTGCGGCGTATTGAGGATGAATGCGACGTTAAAGCAAGCATGACCGACAGTTTTCCGCCTTTTACTGAAAATATATAA
- a CDS encoding DUF438 domain-containing protein, whose amino-acid sequence MSELINNREVDVPEQNRRQAMLREIIKELHAGKSVDEVKARFAEAVGDVTVAEISAMEHSLMTEEGIPVSEVQRLCSVHTAIFKGSIEEIHRSSKPEEQPGHPVHTFKLENREIERLVNFRLALHADKFQKNDSEEIIFKLLEDLSLLLDLDKHYSRKENLVFPYLEKYGIYGPTKVMWGVDDGIRNMIKSAKTTLSDYQGNKTEIGEALALIITEVNEMIFKEENILLPMALDKLTEDEWVKIARESDEIGFCLTAPDQEWVPERAGEPEGAVETKETEEEAGTVPQGFIRFETGLLSLHQLETVLNHLPVDLTFIDENDVVRYFSHGKERIFARTKAVIGRTVQNCHPPQSVHVVEKLLEDFKAGRKDAEDFWIAIKDKFIYIRYFAVRDAEGRYMGTLEFTQNIAPIRALEGQKRILSE is encoded by the coding sequence ATGAGCGAACTGATAAACAACCGTGAAGTAGATGTACCGGAACAAAACCGCCGGCAAGCTATGCTCAGAGAGATTATTAAGGAGCTGCATGCAGGCAAAAGTGTGGATGAAGTAAAGGCTCGTTTTGCAGAAGCGGTAGGGGACGTAACTGTGGCTGAAATTTCTGCGATGGAGCACTCTCTAATGACAGAGGAAGGCATTCCTGTCTCTGAGGTACAGCGTTTGTGCTCGGTGCATACAGCGATTTTCAAAGGCTCAATTGAGGAGATTCACCGCTCGTCCAAGCCGGAGGAGCAGCCAGGTCACCCGGTGCACACCTTCAAGCTGGAGAACCGTGAGATCGAACGTCTCGTGAATTTCCGTCTGGCGCTGCATGCCGATAAGTTCCAGAAGAACGACAGCGAAGAAATTATTTTCAAGCTGTTAGAAGACTTGAGTCTGTTGCTGGACCTCGATAAACATTATAGCCGGAAAGAAAATCTGGTATTTCCTTACCTCGAAAAGTACGGCATCTATGGACCTACCAAGGTCATGTGGGGCGTGGATGACGGTATTCGGAATATGATTAAGTCCGCCAAGACGACGTTAAGTGATTATCAAGGTAACAAAACAGAGATTGGTGAAGCTCTGGCACTTATTATTACTGAGGTTAATGAGATGATTTTCAAGGAAGAGAATATTCTTCTGCCCATGGCGCTGGATAAGCTGACTGAGGATGAATGGGTTAAGATTGCACGGGAGAGCGATGAGATTGGTTTCTGCCTGACAGCTCCGGATCAGGAGTGGGTTCCAGAGCGTGCGGGTGAGCCGGAAGGTGCCGTAGAAACCAAGGAGACGGAAGAAGAAGCTGGAACGGTTCCGCAAGGCTTTATCCGCTTTGAGACAGGCCTTTTGTCCCTTCATCAGTTGGAGACTGTCCTGAACCATTTACCCGTTGACCTCACGTTTATTGATGAGAATGATGTGGTGCGTTATTTCTCCCATGGTAAAGAACGTATTTTTGCCCGGACAAAAGCCGTTATTGGCCGTACCGTTCAGAACTGTCATCCGCCGCAAAGCGTGCATGTCGTAGAGAAACTTTTGGAGGATTTCAAGGCAGGACGCAAGGATGCTGAGGATTTCTGGATCGCTATCAAAGATAAGTTCATCTATATTCGTTACTTTGCAGTTCGTGATGCGGAAGGACGTTACATGGGCACCTTGGAGTTTACGCAAAATATCGCTCCGATCCGCGCTTTAGAGGGACAAAAACGTATTTTGTCGGAATAG
- a CDS encoding ROK family glucokinase, with protein MSENIYVGVDLGGTAIKVGICNAEGNLLHTFEGPTGTADGVDTVIDNIEKYVRQIVEDSPYSWDQLAGVGAGVAGFTNIREGIIILAPNIGFRDVPIRSILEERLNKPVKIDNDANVAALGEAWSGAGQGIDNCVCYTLGTGVGGGIIINGKIYQGFAGLAGELGHISVVPDLEAIQCGCGNMGCLETVSSATGIIRMANDAVARGDRTTLSLVEKIAAKEVFDAAKEGDEVAIRIINRSAFYLGKSMAAVAAVLNPEVFIVGGGVSKAGDILFDEVRRVFAKLAPAPLQMGVTIIPAKLGNDAGIVGAAGLLLRS; from the coding sequence ATGTCTGAAAATATCTACGTTGGCGTGGATTTGGGTGGAACCGCAATCAAGGTTGGAATCTGCAATGCCGAAGGGAACCTGCTGCATACGTTTGAAGGGCCTACAGGAACAGCGGACGGCGTCGATACCGTTATCGATAACATCGAAAAGTATGTACGTCAAATTGTGGAGGACTCTCCTTATTCATGGGACCAGCTTGCTGGCGTGGGAGCGGGAGTGGCCGGCTTTACGAATATCCGTGAAGGAATCATCATACTTGCGCCTAACATAGGATTTAGAGATGTGCCGATCCGTTCCATTTTGGAGGAACGACTGAATAAGCCAGTCAAAATAGATAACGATGCAAATGTGGCTGCACTGGGTGAAGCGTGGAGCGGTGCGGGACAGGGCATAGATAATTGTGTCTGCTATACACTGGGAACCGGGGTTGGCGGCGGTATTATTATCAACGGTAAAATCTATCAAGGTTTCGCTGGTCTAGCTGGTGAACTGGGTCATATCTCTGTAGTACCGGATCTGGAAGCGATTCAATGCGGATGTGGGAATATGGGCTGTTTAGAAACCGTTTCCTCAGCTACGGGTATCATTCGTATGGCTAATGATGCAGTTGCGCGCGGCGACCGGACCACTCTATCTCTAGTAGAAAAGATTGCAGCGAAGGAAGTTTTTGATGCGGCAAAAGAGGGCGACGAGGTAGCGATCCGTATTATTAACCGGTCGGCTTTTTACTTGGGTAAATCCATGGCGGCAGTAGCTGCAGTGCTTAACCCTGAAGTATTCATCGTAGGTGGTGGCGTATCCAAAGCGGGCGATATTCTGTTCGATGAGGTTCGTCGTGTATTTGCTAAATTGGCACCGGCTCCTCTTCAAATGGGTGTAACTATCATCCCGGCTAAGTTGGGTAATGATGCAGGTATTGTAGGCGCTGCAGGCTTGCTGCTTCGTTCTTAG
- the hisIE gene encoding bifunctional phosphoribosyl-AMP cyclohydrolase/phosphoribosyl-ATP diphosphatase HisIE: MSQERGNTALSQEEILGGIRWNEAGLVPVIVQDDSSLEVLMLAYMNAESLQLSLESGQTWFWSRSRSELWNKGGTSGNTQAITSVYYDCDSDTLLVKVKPEGPACHTGETSCFYREIPLNGELTSAKSSNKSDSERFAVLGELERVIAEREIERPEGAYTTYLFDKGVDKILKKVGEEASETIIAAKNKDNAELRLEISDLIYHLLVLLQERKLPLDDIMTELSARHERPRRD, translated from the coding sequence ATGAGTCAAGAGAGAGGGAATACAGCCCTGAGCCAGGAAGAGATTCTGGGAGGAATACGTTGGAACGAAGCGGGTCTGGTGCCTGTAATTGTTCAGGATGACAGTAGTCTTGAAGTACTGATGCTCGCTTATATGAATGCTGAATCACTTCAGTTATCACTGGAGAGCGGACAAACATGGTTCTGGAGCCGGTCGAGAAGTGAACTGTGGAATAAGGGCGGCACCTCGGGCAACACACAAGCCATTACATCCGTATATTATGATTGTGACAGCGATACGCTGCTGGTTAAGGTTAAGCCTGAGGGACCTGCATGTCATACGGGAGAGACCTCATGCTTTTATAGAGAGATTCCCTTAAACGGCGAACTGACTTCGGCAAAATCATCGAACAAATCGGACAGCGAACGCTTTGCGGTACTGGGTGAGTTGGAGCGGGTTATCGCTGAGCGTGAAATAGAACGTCCCGAAGGCGCTTATACTACTTATCTATTTGATAAAGGTGTCGATAAGATCCTGAAAAAGGTAGGCGAAGAAGCGTCAGAGACCATCATTGCCGCTAAAAATAAAGACAATGCCGAGCTGCGCCTGGAAATCAGCGATCTTATCTATCACTTACTGGTCCTTCTGCAAGAAAGAAAGCTTCCGCTGGACGACATTATGACAGAGCTTAGTGCTCGCCACGAGCGGCCGCGCCGCGACTAG
- a CDS encoding ribose-phosphate diphosphokinase: MHHQLRIFSGSSNPKLAADIATRLGVELGQIKLTRFMSGEIYVHYEESIRNCDVFLVQSLSHPINEMFVELLVMIDAAKRASARTVNIIVPYYGYARQERKSAPREPISAKMVADVLTTAGATRVITLDLHAAAIQGFFNIPVDHMTALDLISGHLKLKGLNDLVVVSPDAGRASMAEKLANRLNSPFAIMIKTRPAHNESVITHVIGDVEGKTPIIIEDLIDTGTTIVNVVESLKERGAKNSIVCATHGLFSGPALERLEHPAIDEVVITDSIMLPEDHSSRFTVLSVAPMLAQATRIIIEGGSIDKLFRDAGI, encoded by the coding sequence GTGCATCATCAACTGCGTATTTTCTCCGGTTCGTCGAATCCGAAGCTAGCCGCAGATATTGCGACGCGGCTAGGTGTGGAATTGGGGCAAATTAAGTTAACCCGATTCATGAGCGGCGAGATTTATGTGCATTACGAAGAGAGCATCCGGAACTGTGACGTATTTTTGGTGCAATCCCTCTCCCATCCCATCAATGAGATGTTCGTAGAGCTGTTGGTCATGATTGATGCGGCAAAAAGAGCATCGGCAAGAACGGTCAACATTATTGTACCGTATTATGGATATGCCAGACAGGAACGCAAATCTGCACCGCGGGAGCCTATCTCCGCCAAAATGGTTGCCGATGTATTAACCACAGCCGGGGCTACCCGGGTCATTACTCTCGACCTGCATGCTGCCGCTATCCAAGGATTTTTCAACATTCCAGTTGACCACATGACAGCGCTGGATTTGATCAGCGGTCACCTGAAGCTAAAAGGTCTAAACGATCTGGTCGTTGTTTCCCCGGATGCAGGCCGCGCCTCTATGGCTGAGAAGCTAGCCAATCGGCTGAATTCGCCGTTTGCGATTATGATTAAGACCCGACCTGCCCATAATGAATCGGTGATTACGCATGTTATCGGAGATGTTGAGGGAAAAACCCCCATTATTATTGAGGATCTGATCGATACCGGTACAACCATCGTAAACGTTGTAGAGAGTTTAAAGGAAAGAGGAGCCAAGAACAGTATTGTCTGTGCAACACATGGACTGTTCTCAGGACCTGCCTTGGAGCGGTTGGAGCATCCGGCCATTGATGAGGTCGTTATTACAGACTCCATCATGCTGCCCGAAGATCATTCAAGTCGCTTTACCGTATTATCCGTTGCACCGATGCTGGCGCAAGCTACACGTATCATTATTGAAGGCGGTTCAATAGACAAGCTGTTCAGAGACGCGGGAATTTAA
- a CDS encoding DUF1858 domain-containing protein has protein sequence MEKVLKLEETILELVSRHPEALDIMVELGFRDIAKPGMLQTAGRFMTLSNGIKLKKMNMDTVKLTFQSYGFEVVE, from the coding sequence ATGGAAAAAGTGCTGAAGCTGGAAGAGACCATTTTGGAACTGGTAAGCAGGCATCCAGAAGCGCTCGACATTATGGTAGAGCTAGGATTCCGAGATATCGCCAAACCGGGTATGCTGCAGACTGCTGGGCGCTTCATGACCTTGTCTAATGGCATCAAGCTTAAAAAAATGAACATGGACACCGTTAAGCTAACGTTTCAGAGTTACGGCTTTGAAGTTGTTGAATAG